A region from the Sphaerodactylus townsendi isolate TG3544 linkage group LG01, MPM_Stown_v2.3, whole genome shotgun sequence genome encodes:
- the SLC66A3 gene encoding solute carrier family 66 member 3 translates to MDGARMLELANWSTILVCAVLKLPQGVVLLAAKSARGVSLESLVLELSGFLVCLRYHSYYSYPLSTYVEYPIIIAQDVILFLFVLHYNGKMKHAFPYAVIFVMGWYVLGLHKWILDVAMNLSTLVSAASKFAQLRCLWQTKDSGQVSTLTWILATYTCAARIFTTLMTTKDLTVLVRFVVMMSLNIWVTATILRYRKTVQKTD, encoded by the exons ATGGACGGGGCGCGGATGCTGGAGCTGGCTAACTGGAGCACTATTTTGGTGTGCGCCGTCTTGAAGCTTCCGCAGGGCGTCGTTTTATTGGCGGCCAAATCTGCCAGGGGAGTCAGTTTGGAGAGTTTGGTCCTAGAGCTGAGCGG ctTCCTCGTATGCCTACGATATCACAGTTACTACAGTTATCCTCTGTCAACATATGTTGAATATCCCATCATCATTGCACAAG ATGTTATTCTCTTCCTGTTTGTTCTACACTACAATGGCAAAATGAAGCATGCTTTTCCTTATGCTGTCAT ATTTGTGATGGGATGGTATGTACTAGGTCTGCATAAATGGATACTGGACGTGGCTATG AATTTATCCACTCTAGTTAGTGCAGCAAGTAAATTTGCTCAGCTCAGATGTCTCTGGCAGACTAAAGATTCTGGACAAGTGAGCACTTTGACTTGGATTTTAGCTACATACACCTGTGCAG CAAGAATATTCACAACATTGATGACAACAAAGGATCTCACAG TTCTTGTTCGTTTTGTGGTCATGATGTCTCTGAATATATGGGTCACAGCAACTATACTGCGTTATAGGAAAACTGTTCAGAAGACCGACTAA